In Odocoileus virginianus isolate 20LAN1187 ecotype Illinois chromosome 12, Ovbor_1.2, whole genome shotgun sequence, the DNA window GCGTTGGAAGTCTGGAAGAAgactctcccttcccttcctttgcCCAGGTAAACCCTCTGCTCGTAAAGCAGTCCACGGGCGTTTAACATGAGCTTTGCTGCTTGTTCTTCCTGGAAATCTCTCTGCTGGAGACAGGGAGAGTCACAGGCTAATGTTGCACTGGCTTTCAAAATCATGGAAGGCTTTTTAAAGAGAAGCTCATGGATTTAGTCTCAGATACTACCATAAACTTAGCaaggaaagaagcaaagaatAGCTGAGGAAGAATCAgagttttaattatttaacaaGTCACTAGATTATTCGTGTACTAACACTGATCTAGGGGCTGGGGATATGTCAGTCAATTTTAACTGGCCCCTAGTTCTGGGACCTCTGACTTACGTGGTATGTATCTGTTACATATAATAAACCATTCTTTGGGAAAGGGAAGGTTGTCTTGGTTATCCTGTAACTAACTAGCCAAAGTGGCTGTCTAGAGATGGGTTGAAGGGAGCACTAGGCTAGTAAGATTTAATGTCAAATCAGTATCAatctttaaaataagcaaatagtcACCTTTCCTGCATTTGATAACTGAGGAAGATAGACAGGTTGACAAGTACCCCATAGGAAGGTAGTGTTCACTTCTTTGGGATTAGTTTGGACTCATTTGCTTACCAGTTCTTTAAACGTCTGAGGTTGATACAGATATTTCTCACATATAGATGGCAGTTTGTGCTGAGAAATAAGCAGGAATTCAGCTTTGGTGAGGAGAGTCCTTGAAGTCAAGGATGAAATAGTTGAGAATGATCCTGAAAATGTACTACTTGGTTTCAGAGGTTATAAGCAAGTGACTCCCAGGAGTTAGGTCAATGCCTGAGTTGTTTTTTTAGCTAGGTTTTACTGCCATTgtgtttttcatctttatattttgaaaaacttcaACCTTAAAGAGTTGAAAGGATAGTGTAATGAATATTCATACTTTTTACTCAGATTCACCAGTAGTTACTGTTTTGctgtatttgctttttctttttttgctgtcttGAAAATCAGTTACAGACCTCATGAATGACATTTCACCACTAAATACTTGGAAGATACATACCACTCAAATGACATTCTCCTGTCTGCCCACGGTCATCATTGTTACACCAGAGACACTCAGTTGGTCGGATGCTGAGACGGCACATGCGTCTGTCTTGCCGTTGGGCTCAGCATCCTGTACTGTTTTCAGTCAGTTACCAGACTGGCCACTGCGTTCATCGTGTCAGCTCTCCTCAGGCTCCTCCGACCCGTAACAGTCCCCCtggcttctgttgttttttttaacatgtggCATGgatattttgggggcttccctcatagctcaggtggtaaaggatccgcctgcaatacaggagtccctggttcaattcctgggtcgggaagatcccctggaggagggcatggcagcccactctagtattcttgcctggagaatcctatggacagagaagccaggccagctacagtccatgaggtcatgagagttggacatgacttagtgactaaaccacatgGGTATTTTTGAAGCATCTAGGCCCATTGTTCTATAGATGATCCTACACTGTAGATTTTCTGATTGTTTCTTCATTAGTGGACCGAGgctaaacatttaaatatttttggtgaGATTAAAATATAGGTGGTATTTTAGTGATCTTATAAGATGATTCAGATGTTGTACTGTTAGACCCCAAACTCTTGGGGACCAAGGGAGCAGATTCTCACAGTAGTACATGATGAAGGAAGTTTATCAATGAAATCAGTATCTGCCAGTTGAATTCATCTTGCACAATATGCAAGCCCCAGTTTGGGACACATTTGGGACAGGCATGCTGATGTGAATCTTTGTGGGGTTTGTTTCTTGGTACAGTGCACCCTGCTTTAGGTGGCATGGCATGTGTGATAGGTAAGATGCAGAGTGACCCTCAGCATTTACAGAGCTGGCCGTGGCCAACTGAGGTGAAAAATTCCTCTCTTGGGAGGGATTGTTCTGCTGTTACTGTACTTTCAGGAATCTGGTTTATGGCTGAATCTAAACGTTAACAGTTAAGGAGCTATTGAAAAAGCAAAGACTGAAAGGTAATGAGGGCTGTGGGAGCAGTTTCGGGATAAAGTTCAATTGGTTTTTGTGATCTTGGGTAACTGAGGTTTGCTCGGCAGGTGGTTTGTTTTAAACTTGGAAGGTCCTGTACACTCCTTACTGCAAGAGGAGTAATGTTGATGTTTTTAGGCGTCTCCAGAAGAAAGGAATGACACGAAGTCGGGATTTCCCACTTCAAAATCAGAGTATAAATCTCTTGTGCCTTCTCTGCAGTATTCTTTACCTGTTTCCTAAGGAACAGAACAGCTTCTGGTTTCCCACCTTGTTAGTTTCACTGCCAGTTCAGGATATTAGGGGACATGATGAAAACACTGTGTTAGGAAAAGAAGTATCCAGAAAATTTTTTCCCAGTGTGGGTAGTTGATTCAGTGTCCCCCGTACCCGTCAGTGTCAAGGTAGGAGTCTGGAGAAGAAACGGGATCAGTAACTTaaattctttcccttccttttcccacTTTGGCAGATGCTGAGAGTTGGAAAAGCAAAAGCAGATGTATGGCCCAAAACCGCTCCAAAGAAAGGTGAGAATGGCCCTCTGGTAAAGGGGAAGCCTGGCCCCTTTCAGAAAGTAGAAGGCTCTGGAGTTGTTTCTGCAATTTTAACACTGGTGTTTTTTAGATGAAAACACCTTAGGTCCTCCTGCCCCTGTGGACAGCGATGGGGAGAGTGATAACTCAGACCGCGTTCCTGTGCCCAGTTTCCAGAATTCCTTCAGCCAAGCTATTGAAGCAGCCTTCATGAAACTGGACACACCAGTGACTTCAGATCCACTCTCTGGTAAAGGCACAGGAGTGGGGTGCTCGGCTCAGGGCTGTGGTTCCCTCCTGGATCCAGGGTTctttccctctgagcctcagggcTCACATTCTAGTGTTAACTAACATTCCACCTGGTATATCAAATGGCTCCTTTTTGCACCCCAGATTAATTCTTGAGGCCTTTGTGAAGTTCTGCGtaacttttttcccccagccTTATAGATTTTTGAATCCTGAGGTGGTGAAGGTGGCTGATAGATGGATGTCAGACTCAAAGCACACCCCCACTCTGTGGTATTCACGCCTAGCACTGTGCTAATTTTATTCTCCCAGTAACTGTCTTAAATGGGTATAACTCACATTACAGATGAGCTGGGCTGGGATCTAAGTGATGTGTCTGAAGACAAACAGCCAGAGAGTGCAGGGTCTGGtatttgaatccaggcagtctAATTCCAGAGCCTGCACTCGTGTTGCCCGTGACTGTCATCAATGGAAACTGGCCAGGGGGCAAAGGGATGGCATTCTAAGCTaagttctttctgttttttgttcagaagagaaaggaggaaagaaaagaaagaaacagaaacagaagctcCTGTTCAGCACCTCCGTCGTCCACACCAAGTGACACTACTGGCCCAGGCTGACTTCTccatctggttttctttttatttgcgcTTTTGTTTTGCTGCtgtaatttttaagtatttgagTTTGAACAGATTAGctctgggggggagggggtttcCACAATGTGAGGGGGaaccaagaaaattttaaatacagtgtATTTTCCAGCTTCCGTCTTTACACCAAAATAAAGTATTGACACTCACAAGAGAGCTCTTCCTGCCAAGGTTTTTAGTTTGTTGCCAGGTAGTCTTTTTGACCCACGTGTAATTAGTTTTTCTCAACCCCAACTTAAGTTTTAGTCTCCTAGAGCAGCCCAAACCAGTGTTAGGGCACCTTGCTTTCAGCATATCTATTggtgtgtcttttaaaaatagttgaatCTTTTCTATCTGTTCAGTACTCCTCGTTAAAGAAACAGAGGGATGGGAATAAAATGGATGTAGGATACCCAGCTTGAATTGTAGTTTTTCTTCTGACAACCAGGCTGTGGTGTCAGACCCAGGTTGCACTTGTATGTGTGATGGAGGGTTTTACCTTCTTTTTGGCACAGAAAGTAACTGTCATTGGTTAAGGAGGCCCTAGGACCTGATAGCCTTTAGGTCAAGCTTGTTCCAAGTGACAGTGGCCTGAATGAATTATAGAAATGGAGGAGTCTGGCACACCCGGAGGCAGAGCAGGACAGGTTTGAAAGCAGTGGGGAtacctcccccaacccctgccccccactgccTCCCTCTTGTCTAGAGCAGTCTTATGCCTTGGTTTGAGCTGAATGAATTTGAGTGATGTGAATTATTTTGCTGCTTAATAAAGTGACCTCTAGGTATAATAGACTATGAAGGCAAATAGTTGCAATAAATCTCCTGCATAAGCATTGCGAGCTTTCTGGtttctttaagatttatttcagGTCAGCTAGACATATACTTCTTAATAGGTTAAGGTAACAGCTGCTGTGAACTTGAGCCAGTCTGTTTTCATGGAGTCATGTCTTTCCTAGTGTCAGGCCTAAAGTGTTCTTGATCTGGGCTCATTTTATTAGTTCTAACCTCCCATTCTTAAAATGACAAATGTTTGTTAAACGTATTAATATGTAAGGGACTTTTGAGTGATGTCCATTTTATAAAGGAGAGAATAGGTCCTTGAAGTGTGTTTAGTAGGTAGCAAATCAAAACGGGTCATGTCTCCTGTCTCTCCTAATTCCTGTGAGTGCATTGTCTCACCTGCCTTCAGATGCCAGGTAGGTATAAGGCAGTAGAGAAGGGTGGAACTGTAAAGAATCACCACATGTTGGCAGCTGCTATTTGACTTTGTAATAATGAGGTCAGGTAACATCATTACAAAGATATTTTCCTCCACTCAAAAGTGTAAGAattgtattactattattttttgtcAGGTTACCTGGTCAAGTATTGGCAAAGAATCTGTTAATTTTTAAGGTCCTTTGGGTCATTGAGACCAGCTCTAGATCTGTGCCGGTTTAGTTGCTGTGTCTCATTAACACTGttattctggggacttccctagatgttcagtgcttaagactctTGAGTTTCCACTGCGAGGggcctgggatcaatccctggtcgaggagctgagatcctacatgccccaCACTGTGGACGAGTGAAGTTCAAAACTGCTACTCCCAAATGATCTGGATTGCTTAGGGCCCAACCGAGGGGCAGGGCTATTGGGTCTCCAGTGGGAGGCTATACATCTAGTACCACACAGGGAGCTGGTCTTGCTACTGAGGCCAgggatggaaggagagagagactaGGCCAACCATGAACTTCACATGTACACTAAGTGCTAAAAGAAgccaaatacatttattaaaccCGCTCCCAGCCAGGCAGTTAGATACAAAGATGTCTATAAAGACAGGGGCTTCACAACCTGCAGAACCACTTAACCAGGCAATGCTGGGTAAAGGTGACTTCGATTAGTTTTACGAAAGTCCATTTTGAGCTGGTCACCTGGCCTCTGGTCAGCAGTCATCCAGTTTGGGAACTGGAGAAGATGCTGCTGCCTCTCAGAATGTCCCATCCCAGCGAGTGGACCCTGAGGCCTGGGCACAGCACAGCGTGCAAAGGTTCACTCCATTGGCTCAGCAGCCTCCTCGCCGCCACTATCGGAAAGCTCCTCCCCAGCCGACTCCTCCTCTAGTAAACAGCTTTTAGTGACAGACTTCTGGATAGCCTCCCGCTCTCCTGGAGAAAGAGCAAGGTGAAGAGCATGAGTGACCTCTCATTCAGCCAGAAGCCATGGCCAGTCCCTGCTCAGTGGGCACAGGGCTGGCTTCCCTTACCTTCATCAGTGCAGTTCTGCAACAGGGTCAACAGCTGTCTCCTGTTGTACTGAATCAGGAACTTCTGGCATGTTCTAATTGTACCTGGCACAGGTAAGAGCTTTGTGGTCAGCAGCTTGTGGAAAGTATTTACCTCAGAGTCTTGCAGAGCTCGGAAAAAGTATCTTGCTCTTAGCAGGAGAGCAGGAATACGCATCTACCACAGAAGACTGAATGCTGAACCTGCTACAAAACCAGCCATATCCCATGCACCCCTACCTCCCACGTGTAAGGTGTTGAGAAAACACAGGTAGCGGTGTCCTTTGTTTTCCAAGTATGTGATGAAGGGAAGAGCTGACCACACAAGCCGGTAGAATTCCTTCCTGCATCGAAGTAGCACTATTCCGGTATAGGCATTGAGGTATCGTACTAcagcaggggaaaaaataaaaatcatttgggGAAACTGGACTGTTAGGGATGGGTTAAAAATCTTCGGCTAATCGAGCACCTATGTGCTAGAGATCAGAGATGGCTCAAGACAGTGGCACTTGGAATGCATCAGGAAGTAAAAACTTGAtttctgaaggggaaaaaaaattagtaggaCAGCCCATTtacagacagtagagaatccccctgcaatgcaagagacccaggtttgatccctgggttgggatgatcccctggagaagggaatggctatccactccagtattcatgagaatttcatgaactggacagaggagcctgggtcagacaggactgaacaacttaaCACTTCATTTATGGAAGGGAGAAACATCCAGTGCCTTGCACACCACTCAGAATTGGtgaatttagaatttaaaatgttcttctAATGCACTGACTAGTTAATAAACTGAGTCGGGAGTGCAGAGATCCACCTTCCTCAGAAAACCCCTGGCTGAAAACCAAGCTGTCCTGTAACTGGGCTATATAGGTTTTTCAAACAGTCAACTGAGTCTCACCTGAGGTAGGAAAGCTATGCCTATGTGCATCACCTCTGGAATTCAATTTCAAAGAATATGGTAAAAGGGAACGACAGTAGTGTAGCTGTTGAGAGGGCCTGCTCCTGTCTACATACAAGTATCCGTCCTGTACAGGCCCTTTTCAAGGGTAATTAGATACAAGGGTTTCTTGCCCAATGTCCCACTgcctaagtcgcttcactcgtcCCGCTCTCTCtaaccctatgggctgtaacccgccaagctccctctgtccatgggattctccaggaaagaatacccttctccaggggatcttcccaacccaaggactgaactcgtGGCCTACTATTAGCTAGCTCTCCGCCTCACTGGATTCACCCAGACCTCGGGATGCAACGCTGCTAAAAAGAACGGTATCTTACATACGACAGTACACAAGGCTTGGCAGTTCCCGGGGTCGTTCGCggcccttctttctccctcctgtgGCCACCGCCCCTTCCAAACCCCGCCGTCCGCCCTGTTCCCAAGCACCCTCGCACCCGCGAAGCCGATGGAACAGGCGGCAGCACCGAAAGTCCCGTGCACGCGGGCGATCGTGTCCCGCACCAGGGTGCCCAGCACTCGGTCCTCCAGCGTCAGGCGGCAGCGGGGGTCGTCAGACACCACTTCGCAGAGCAGGTACCTGCGGCGGGCGAGAAGGAGGTGAACCCGGGGGCAGGCCCGCGGGGACCAGGCAAGGGGCTGTTGGCGAGAAACTGTTTACCTGTGCTTGAACCGCACCATGGCTGCCTCCACCTCCGGCGGCCAGACGCGCAAACCGGATGTCTGCTTTCGTCGGCGGCCAATAGGAAGTTGGCCGGGCAGCCACTCAGGGAGGCGGAGCTAGAATGTAGGCGGAGCCCTGTGTCAGTCTCCCCCGAGCTCCGCCTCTTCTCTGCGGTGCGCAGGCGTCTTGCTCAGTACCGAGCTGATGCAGTTGGGAGCTAGGCTGCGCGATTGATGGATTTTTGTGCCTGTGATGGGTGGTTGTGCCCACTCATTAATTCTGTATGCGGCATTTGGAGCCTCCACGATGTTTACTTTCTAACATAGTCATGCGTGCATTTATATTTTCTCCCCAGGTCTTGAGGGCAAGATCTTGCACTCACAAGCCAAGGATTCACAGAGGGGAAATTGGGACTCATATTCAGATTACAGCTCGGTTCAATTTCCCCTTACAGTCAAATACTTTATTACTGTTTAGGCCTTTTAACAACCTTATGGAGTCAGGTGTATTGTCTCATTTTTTTGTGCAAAAACCGTCTGTGatcattatattttctgtttattctgtgtgtatttgttttttaaacagaaaagcacaaagaagcaaataaaaataagttataacCCCAGCACCAAGAGAAAATACTTTAACATGTAGTgggttttttcccctagttttccCCCTATGCCTGCAGTTCTCTATGTGACGTCCAGGAACCACTGAGTTTTCTGAGAGTCTTTCAGAGAGTCTCCAGTATCAAGTCACTTTCATAATACTACTAAGATGCTATTTGTTTCACTCTCTCAGAGTGGACAGTAAAGTTTTCCAGAGGCCACATGACATGTACTGACATTATTGTTCTGATGGTGAAAAGAATTGTGCATTGTGATTGAaacatttctcagttttaataaaCATGGTAAATATTAACATGTTCCacaaaacaaaagctctttgggaTCCTCAATAATTTAATGAGTGAGAAAGTGTcctgagacaaaaaaaaaactgagatgaGAATTTCTGCTgtatgttaaattatatttttccttttattttctttttaagaatagaatcatacagtttaGTATTCTTTCCCTCGCTGCCcgaatatcctttaaaaaataagggaTCTTATCTTAGTGAGGCTTAACATACATAAAGGGCATATTAAGtgaatttttacatttgtatAGACTTTTGCAACTATTGCCCagataaagagaaagaacatttcCAGTGCCCAAGAAGGTTCCTTTGCCCTCTTCTCAGCCAAAAACCTTCCCAGAAGTGACCTCTATTCTGATTTCTATCATGACTGATAAGCTTTGCCTGTTCTTGAACTCTGTGTATGtgagtcgcttagtcgtgtccgactctttgtgaccccatggactatagcctgccaggctcctctgtccacgggattctccaggcaagaatactggagtgggttaccatgcccttctccgggggatcttcctgacccagggatcaaacccaagtctctggcattgcaggcagattctttaccacttgaactACAGTTTTCCCATGTcgttgaactttatataaatataaatctccAACAGCGtgtttgtgtgtgcctgtgtttcTCTCAACATGTTGTCTTTACATTCATTCTGTCATTTGACTATATTTTCATGTCAACTAtttacaatttagtgactgagccACAACAACAACCATTCTTCAAGGCTTTTTTCAGCTGCCCCAGACGGCTTTGTTTAGATGTACCACTGCTAAACAGGTCTATATTTCCATGATGGACATTTAAATTTGTTCAAGAATTTCTTGTTATACCCAGtgctttgatgctcagccttttaTCTAGCTCTTTGTGGCCATCCTTGACTATTTATTTGTAGACCTGTCAGGGATCTGGCAGGCCCTGGGGAACCGTGAAGGGAGTCGGATTTCACAACCGATTGTTTGCAATATTTGGAATGAGTTCTCAATTTTTCCACCTCTAATTCTAAATCACCTTAAAGGAGGGACgctgaggaagga includes these proteins:
- the POP5 gene encoding ribonuclease P/MRP protein subunit POP5: MVRFKHRYLLCEVVSDDPRCRLTLEDRVLGTLVRDTIARVHGTFGAAACSIGFAVRYLNAYTGIVLLRCRKEFYRLVWSALPFITYLENKGHRYLCFLNTLHVGGTIRTCQKFLIQYNRRQLLTLLQNCTDEGEREAIQKSVTKSCLLEEESAGEELSDSGGEEAAEPME